From a region of the Brienomyrus brachyistius isolate T26 unplaced genomic scaffold, BBRACH_0.4 scaffold82, whole genome shotgun sequence genome:
- the LOC125726977 gene encoding protein strawberry notch homolog 2-like isoform X4, whose amino-acid sequence MSQMQLWSKLYSQLGLPLPKELPCINDLSNDSLFSSPSDSLCDYPDVGFPRPDNAPTLWDINTPTHSQLQQPNRFQGLNSFEDVSAIINTPSVGYQEPPAPPEEEEDAEEEESEELGHIDTYADYKPFKSTIGKSHPDIVVETNTLSSVPPPDITYTLSIPESTIEKGLLSALQLEAIIYACQQHEVILQNNQRAGFLIGDGAGVGKGRTVAGIIVENFLKGRNKALWFSVSNDLKYDAERDLKDIDAPDIHVHALNKIKYGDTATSEGVLFATYSALIGESQAGGQRRTRLKQILDWCKPGFDGVIIFDECHKAKNATSTKMGKAVLDLQNKLPLARVVYASATGASEPKNMIYMSRLGIWGEGTPFKMFDDFLHAIEKRGVGAMEIVAMDMKVSGMYIARQLSFQGVSFRIEEISLDNKFKLVYNKAARLWAEALEVFTKAADELSLVSRKALWGQFWSSHQRFFKYLCIAAKVPRLVELANRELAAGKCIVIGLQSTGEARTREVLDENDGHLDRFVSAAEGVFQSLVQKHFPSEKQRREKGNGNKRKRKPKGRQPKFPKHSVDNGGVINISDDSSTDSDGLDSDSNSSPDSLQDNDDVIFVNHTNCHTAKIEEMKQGLLNKISELGRELPLNTLDELIDRFGGPDRVSEMTGRKGRVVRRPDGSVRYESRAEQGLTIDYVNIKEKERFMSGEKLVAIISEAASSGISLQADKRVKNQKRRVHMTLELPWSADRAIQQFGRTHRSNQVTAPEYIFLISELGGERRFASIVAKRLESLGALTHGDRRATESRDLSKYNFENKYGTKALDKITKAILGHIESKVPPPRDYPDGDAMFFRDMKRGMMDVGIFCKEPRFGLSTEKDCSITKFLNRILGLEVDKQNALFQYFTDNFDYLIEKDKKEGKYDMGILDLAPGNDEIYEETQEKFLTAGNPQDGQVVLYKIRVDRGMPWKEACDKAETLQGPDEGFYLSRKMRGNYPCVLLAEQGRNRNVILYKPNIGKQAHPENLDNLLRRYRKVTADEAREPWEHQFKFSFQKCSHANWNGKCKQIEEGHECWLGMRLRQYHMLCGALLRVWKRVADVVSDITNSSILQIVRLKTKQHNKQVGIKIPENCVARVRDELLHMDEEVKRKRREQEQREEEQRRADDQEQRRKEIMVSSLCGFSTQQFFPSPALQCLPAQRNSDDVLDLTISSSSPSPDGSLGLGLGLGLGLVLDGFVGPVGDGQDLSLDALMPSAALSTAQVPRTQHSQHSLHAQRMLQLPLAAVPPEGQVDYQNYLNFNSPPLTLPYSSMPSSVRTSFPPVPRSSPLFSSVPTPTEPQPQPLVNGHPNTEGPINAREVLDSMLGTNPNRQSVIQYRN is encoded by the exons cagCCAAACAGGTTTCAGGGATTGAACAGTTTTGAAGATGTTTCCGCCATTATCAACACCCCGTCTGTAGGATACCAG GAGCCCCCTGCCCCgcctgaggaggaggaggatgctGAGGAAGAGGAGTCTGAGGAGCTCGGGCACATCGATACCTATGCGGATTACAAGCCTTTCAAGT CCACCATCGGGAAGTCCCACCCTGACATTGTCGTGGAGACCAACACCCTGTCCAGCGTGCCGCCGCCTGACATCACCTACACGCTGTCCATTCCCGAGAGCACCATCGAGAAGGGCCTGCTGTCCGCCCTGCAGCTGGAGGCCATCATATACGCCTGCCAG CAACACGAGGTGATCCTTCAGAATAACCAGAGGGCTGGTTTCCTCATTGGCGACGGGGCCGGTGTGGGCAAGGGCCGCACTGTGGCCGGTATCATCGTGGAGAACTTCTTAAAGGGCCGGAACAAAGCATTATG GTTCAGCGTTTCCAACGACCTGAAGTACGACGCGGAGCGAGACCTCAAAGACATAGACGCTCCCGATATTCATGTTCATGCCTTAAATAAG ATTAAGTATGGAGACACCGCTACCTCAGAAGGAGTCCTGTTCGCCACTTACTCGGCGCTGATCGGGGAGAGCCAGGCGGGCGGCCAACGCCGGACCAGGCTAAAGCAGATCCTGGACTGGTGCAAACCGGGCTTCGATGGAGTC atcaTATTCGACGAATGCCACAAAGCCAAAAATGCCACGTCCACAAAGATGGGCAAGGCAGTGCTGGACCTGCAGAACAAGCTGCCGCTGGCCAGGGTGGTTTACGCCAGTGCTACAG GTGCTTCTGAGCCAAAGAACATGATCTACATGAGCCGTCTGGGAATCTGGGGCGAGGGAACTCCCTTCAAGATGTTCGATGACTTCCTGCATGCCATCGAAAAGAG GGGAGTGGGCGCCATGGAGATCGTGGCTATGGACATGAAGGTCAGCGGCATGTACATTGCCCGCCAGCTCAGCTTCCAGGGCGTGTCCTTCCGCATTGAGGAGATCAGCCTGGACAACAAATTCAAGCTGGTCTACAATAAGGCTGCCAGGCTG TGGGCAGAAGCTCTGGAGGTTTTTACCAAGGCTGCCGACGAGCTGAGCCTGGTCTCCCGCAAAGCGCTGTGGGGCCAGTTCTGGTCGTCGCACCAGCGCTTCTTCAAATATCTCTGCATAGCCGCCAAGGTGCCGCGCCTCGTGGAGCTGGCCAACAGGGAGCTGGCGGCTGGCAAG tgcaTTGTGATTGGCCTGCAGTCCACGGGCGAGGCTCGCACTAGAGAAGTCCTGGACGAGAATGATGGACACCTGGACCGATTTGTCTCCGCTGCTGA GGGTGTGTTTCAGTCTCTGGTACAGAAGCATTTTCCGTCCGAAAAGCAGAGAAGAGAGAAGGGCAATGGGAACAAGAGAAAAC GAAAGCCCAAGGGACGGCAGCCCAAGTTCCCGAAGCACAGCGTGGACAACGGGGGCGTGATCAACATCAGTGACGACAGCAGCACTGACTCCGACGGTCTGGACAGCGACTCAAACTCCTCCCCCGACTCCCTCCAGGACAACGATGACGTCATCTTTGTTAACCACACCAACTGTCACACTG CAAAAATTGAAGAAATGAAGCAAGGCCTCCTGAACAAAATTTCCGAGCTGGGAAGAGAACTACCTCTGAACACTCTAGATGAACTGATCGACCGCTTTGGAGGGCCGGACAGAGTCTCGGAG ATGACGGGCCGGAAGGGCCGCGTGGTTCGGCGGCCGGACGGCAGCGTGCGTTACGAGTCTCGTGCAGAGCAGGGCCTCACCATCGACTACGTCAACATCAAGGAGAAGGAACGCTTCAtgagtggggagaag CTCGTGGCCATCATCTCGGAGGCAGCCAGCTCCGGCATCTCCCTGCAGGCTGACAAGCGGGTGAAAAACCAGAAGCGGAGGGTGCACATGACGCTGGAGCTGCCGTGGAGTGCCGACCGCGCCATACAGCAGTTTG gTCGGACTCACCGCTCTAACCAGGTCACTGCCCCGGAGTACATCTTCCTCATCTCCGAGCTGGGCGGGGAAAGACGCTTCGCCTCCATCGTAGCCAAGAGGCTAGAGAGCCTG GGGGCCCTGACCCATGGCGACAGGAGAGCCACCGAGTCCAGAGACTTGAGCAAATACAACTTTGAGAACAAG TATGGCACTAAGGCTCTGGACAAGATTACCAAAGCCATCCTGGGCCACATCGAGAGCAAGGTGCCACCTCCCAGGGATTACCCAGACGGAGATGCCATGTTCTTCAGAG ACATGAAGCGTGGGATGATGGATGTTGGCATCTTCTGTAAAGAGCCTCGCTTTGGTCTCAGTACTGAGAAAG ACTGCAGCATTACGAAGTTCCTTAACCGCATCCTGGGCCTGGAGGTGGATAAACAGAATGCGCTCTTCCAGTACTTCACTGACAACTTTGACTACTTGATAGAGAAGGACAAGAAGGAAGGGAAGTACGACATGGGGATCTTAG ACCTGGCTCCCGGTAATGATGAGATCTATGAGGAGACCCAGGAGAAGTTCCTCACTGCTGGGAACCCTCAGGATGGCCAGGTGGTGCTCTACAAG ATCAGGGTAGACCGAGGGATGCCCTGGAAGGAAGCCTGCGACAAGGCCGAGACCCTCCAAGGCCCGGATGAGGGTTTTTACCTGTCACGAAAG ATGCGGGGAAACTATCCCTGTGTGCTCCTGGCTGAGCAAGGGCGCAACCGCAACGTCATCCTCTACAAGCCCAACATCGGCAAGCAGGCGCATCCGGAGAACCTGGACAACTTGCTGCGCAGGTACCGCAAG GTGACTGCAGACGAGGCCAGAGAGCCTTGGGAACATCAGTTTAAGTTCTCCTTCCAGAAATGCAGCCACGCTAATTG GAACGGGAAGTGCAAGCAGATTGAGGAGGGCCACGAATGCTGGCTAGGCATGCGGCTGCGGCAGTACCACATGCTGTGCGGCGCGCTGCTGCGCGTCTGGAAGCGCGTCGCCGACGTGGTGTCCGACATCACCAACTCCAGCATCCTGCAGATCGTCCGGCTCAAGACCAAGCAGCACAACAAGCAAGTCG GCATCAAGATCCCGGAGAACTGCGTGGCGCGGGTGCGCGACGAACTGCTCCATatggatgaggaggtgaagcgcAAGCGGCGGGAACAGGAGCAGCGTGAGGAGGAGCAGCGGCGGGCCGACGACCAGGAGCAGCGGCGGAAGGAGATCATGGTCTCCAGCCTGTGCGGGTTCTCCACCCAGCAGTTCTTCCCCAGCCCAGCCCTGCAATGCCTGCCTGCCCAGAGGAACTCCGACGATGTGCTGGACCTGACCATAAGCAGTTCCTCGCCCTCCCCGGACGGCAGTCTGGGCCTGGGCCTGGGCCTGGGCTTGGGCCTAGTTCTGGACGGCTTCGTAGGCCCCGTTGGCGACGGCCAAGACCTGTCCTTGGATGCTCTGATGCCGTCGGCGGCACTCAGTACTGCTCAAGTGCCGCGCACTCAACACTCGCAGCACTCCCTGCATGCGCAGCGCATGCTGCAGCTACCACTTGCGGCAGTGCCACCGGAGGGCCAGGTGGATTACCAGAATTACCTGAATTTTAACAGTCcccccctaaccctaccctactCATCCATGCCCTCTTCTGTCAGAACCTCCTTTCCCCCTGTGCCCCGCTCCTCCCCCCTGTTCTCCTCCGTCCCCACCCCGACAGAACCACAGCCCCAGCCCTTGGTGAATGGGCACCCCAACACGGAGGGACCCATAAACGCACGGGAAGTTTTGGACAGTATGCTGGGAACCAACCCGAACAGACAGTCTGTCATCCAGTACCGGAATTGA
- the LOC125726977 gene encoding protein strawberry notch homolog 2-like isoform X3 gives MKEPLQYHSSPALDMHPEIFDDVDFTNFSLPTNGDFSQELPCINDLSNDSLFSSPSDSLCDYPDVGFPRPDNAPTLWDINTPTHSQLQQPNRFQGLNSFEDVSAIINTPSVGYQEPPAPPEEEEDAEEEESEELGHIDTYADYKPFKSTIGKSHPDIVVETNTLSSVPPPDITYTLSIPESTIEKGLLSALQLEAIIYACQQHEVILQNNQRAGFLIGDGAGVGKGRTVAGIIVENFLKGRNKALWFSVSNDLKYDAERDLKDIDAPDIHVHALNKIKYGDTATSEGVLFATYSALIGESQAGGQRRTRLKQILDWCKPGFDGVIIFDECHKAKNATSTKMGKAVLDLQNKLPLARVVYASATGASEPKNMIYMSRLGIWGEGTPFKMFDDFLHAIEKRGVGAMEIVAMDMKVSGMYIARQLSFQGVSFRIEEISLDNKFKLVYNKAARLWAEALEVFTKAADELSLVSRKALWGQFWSSHQRFFKYLCIAAKVPRLVELANRELAAGKCIVIGLQSTGEARTREVLDENDGHLDRFVSAAEGVFQSLVQKHFPSEKQRREKGNGNKRKRKPKGRQPKFPKHSVDNGGVINISDDSSTDSDGLDSDSNSSPDSLQDNDDVIFVNHTNCHTAKIEEMKQGLLNKISELGRELPLNTLDELIDRFGGPDRVSEMTGRKGRVVRRPDGSVRYESRAEQGLTIDYVNIKEKERFMSGEKLVAIISEAASSGISLQADKRVKNQKRRVHMTLELPWSADRAIQQFGRTHRSNQVTAPEYIFLISELGGERRFASIVAKRLESLGALTHGDRRATESRDLSKYNFENKYGTKALDKITKAILGHIESKVPPPRDYPDGDAMFFRDMKRGMMDVGIFCKEPRFGLSTEKDCSITKFLNRILGLEVDKQNALFQYFTDNFDYLIEKDKKEGKYDMGILDLAPGNDEIYEETQEKFLTAGNPQDGQVVLYKIRVDRGMPWKEACDKAETLQGPDEGFYLSRKMRGNYPCVLLAEQGRNRNVILYKPNIGKQAHPENLDNLLRRYRKVTADEAREPWEHQFKFSFQKCSHANWNGKCKQIEEGHECWLGMRLRQYHMLCGALLRVWKRVADVVSDITNSSILQIVRLKTKQHNKQVGIKIPENCVARVRDELLHMDEEVKRKRREQEQREEEQRRADDQEQRRKEIMVSSLCGFSTQQFFPSPALQCLPAQRNSDDVLDLTISSSSPSPDGSLGLGLGLGLGLVLDGFVGPVGDGQDLSLDALMPSAALSTAQVPRTQHSQHSLHAQRMLQLPLAAVPPEGQVDYQNYLNFNSPPLTLPYSSMPSSVRTSFPPVPRSSPLFSSVPTPTEPQPQPLVNGHPNTEGPINAREVLDSMLGTNPNRQSVIQYRN, from the exons cagCCAAACAGGTTTCAGGGATTGAACAGTTTTGAAGATGTTTCCGCCATTATCAACACCCCGTCTGTAGGATACCAG GAGCCCCCTGCCCCgcctgaggaggaggaggatgctGAGGAAGAGGAGTCTGAGGAGCTCGGGCACATCGATACCTATGCGGATTACAAGCCTTTCAAGT CCACCATCGGGAAGTCCCACCCTGACATTGTCGTGGAGACCAACACCCTGTCCAGCGTGCCGCCGCCTGACATCACCTACACGCTGTCCATTCCCGAGAGCACCATCGAGAAGGGCCTGCTGTCCGCCCTGCAGCTGGAGGCCATCATATACGCCTGCCAG CAACACGAGGTGATCCTTCAGAATAACCAGAGGGCTGGTTTCCTCATTGGCGACGGGGCCGGTGTGGGCAAGGGCCGCACTGTGGCCGGTATCATCGTGGAGAACTTCTTAAAGGGCCGGAACAAAGCATTATG GTTCAGCGTTTCCAACGACCTGAAGTACGACGCGGAGCGAGACCTCAAAGACATAGACGCTCCCGATATTCATGTTCATGCCTTAAATAAG ATTAAGTATGGAGACACCGCTACCTCAGAAGGAGTCCTGTTCGCCACTTACTCGGCGCTGATCGGGGAGAGCCAGGCGGGCGGCCAACGCCGGACCAGGCTAAAGCAGATCCTGGACTGGTGCAAACCGGGCTTCGATGGAGTC atcaTATTCGACGAATGCCACAAAGCCAAAAATGCCACGTCCACAAAGATGGGCAAGGCAGTGCTGGACCTGCAGAACAAGCTGCCGCTGGCCAGGGTGGTTTACGCCAGTGCTACAG GTGCTTCTGAGCCAAAGAACATGATCTACATGAGCCGTCTGGGAATCTGGGGCGAGGGAACTCCCTTCAAGATGTTCGATGACTTCCTGCATGCCATCGAAAAGAG GGGAGTGGGCGCCATGGAGATCGTGGCTATGGACATGAAGGTCAGCGGCATGTACATTGCCCGCCAGCTCAGCTTCCAGGGCGTGTCCTTCCGCATTGAGGAGATCAGCCTGGACAACAAATTCAAGCTGGTCTACAATAAGGCTGCCAGGCTG TGGGCAGAAGCTCTGGAGGTTTTTACCAAGGCTGCCGACGAGCTGAGCCTGGTCTCCCGCAAAGCGCTGTGGGGCCAGTTCTGGTCGTCGCACCAGCGCTTCTTCAAATATCTCTGCATAGCCGCCAAGGTGCCGCGCCTCGTGGAGCTGGCCAACAGGGAGCTGGCGGCTGGCAAG tgcaTTGTGATTGGCCTGCAGTCCACGGGCGAGGCTCGCACTAGAGAAGTCCTGGACGAGAATGATGGACACCTGGACCGATTTGTCTCCGCTGCTGA GGGTGTGTTTCAGTCTCTGGTACAGAAGCATTTTCCGTCCGAAAAGCAGAGAAGAGAGAAGGGCAATGGGAACAAGAGAAAAC GAAAGCCCAAGGGACGGCAGCCCAAGTTCCCGAAGCACAGCGTGGACAACGGGGGCGTGATCAACATCAGTGACGACAGCAGCACTGACTCCGACGGTCTGGACAGCGACTCAAACTCCTCCCCCGACTCCCTCCAGGACAACGATGACGTCATCTTTGTTAACCACACCAACTGTCACACTG CAAAAATTGAAGAAATGAAGCAAGGCCTCCTGAACAAAATTTCCGAGCTGGGAAGAGAACTACCTCTGAACACTCTAGATGAACTGATCGACCGCTTTGGAGGGCCGGACAGAGTCTCGGAG ATGACGGGCCGGAAGGGCCGCGTGGTTCGGCGGCCGGACGGCAGCGTGCGTTACGAGTCTCGTGCAGAGCAGGGCCTCACCATCGACTACGTCAACATCAAGGAGAAGGAACGCTTCAtgagtggggagaag CTCGTGGCCATCATCTCGGAGGCAGCCAGCTCCGGCATCTCCCTGCAGGCTGACAAGCGGGTGAAAAACCAGAAGCGGAGGGTGCACATGACGCTGGAGCTGCCGTGGAGTGCCGACCGCGCCATACAGCAGTTTG gTCGGACTCACCGCTCTAACCAGGTCACTGCCCCGGAGTACATCTTCCTCATCTCCGAGCTGGGCGGGGAAAGACGCTTCGCCTCCATCGTAGCCAAGAGGCTAGAGAGCCTG GGGGCCCTGACCCATGGCGACAGGAGAGCCACCGAGTCCAGAGACTTGAGCAAATACAACTTTGAGAACAAG TATGGCACTAAGGCTCTGGACAAGATTACCAAAGCCATCCTGGGCCACATCGAGAGCAAGGTGCCACCTCCCAGGGATTACCCAGACGGAGATGCCATGTTCTTCAGAG ACATGAAGCGTGGGATGATGGATGTTGGCATCTTCTGTAAAGAGCCTCGCTTTGGTCTCAGTACTGAGAAAG ACTGCAGCATTACGAAGTTCCTTAACCGCATCCTGGGCCTGGAGGTGGATAAACAGAATGCGCTCTTCCAGTACTTCACTGACAACTTTGACTACTTGATAGAGAAGGACAAGAAGGAAGGGAAGTACGACATGGGGATCTTAG ACCTGGCTCCCGGTAATGATGAGATCTATGAGGAGACCCAGGAGAAGTTCCTCACTGCTGGGAACCCTCAGGATGGCCAGGTGGTGCTCTACAAG ATCAGGGTAGACCGAGGGATGCCCTGGAAGGAAGCCTGCGACAAGGCCGAGACCCTCCAAGGCCCGGATGAGGGTTTTTACCTGTCACGAAAG ATGCGGGGAAACTATCCCTGTGTGCTCCTGGCTGAGCAAGGGCGCAACCGCAACGTCATCCTCTACAAGCCCAACATCGGCAAGCAGGCGCATCCGGAGAACCTGGACAACTTGCTGCGCAGGTACCGCAAG GTGACTGCAGACGAGGCCAGAGAGCCTTGGGAACATCAGTTTAAGTTCTCCTTCCAGAAATGCAGCCACGCTAATTG GAACGGGAAGTGCAAGCAGATTGAGGAGGGCCACGAATGCTGGCTAGGCATGCGGCTGCGGCAGTACCACATGCTGTGCGGCGCGCTGCTGCGCGTCTGGAAGCGCGTCGCCGACGTGGTGTCCGACATCACCAACTCCAGCATCCTGCAGATCGTCCGGCTCAAGACCAAGCAGCACAACAAGCAAGTCG GCATCAAGATCCCGGAGAACTGCGTGGCGCGGGTGCGCGACGAACTGCTCCATatggatgaggaggtgaagcgcAAGCGGCGGGAACAGGAGCAGCGTGAGGAGGAGCAGCGGCGGGCCGACGACCAGGAGCAGCGGCGGAAGGAGATCATGGTCTCCAGCCTGTGCGGGTTCTCCACCCAGCAGTTCTTCCCCAGCCCAGCCCTGCAATGCCTGCCTGCCCAGAGGAACTCCGACGATGTGCTGGACCTGACCATAAGCAGTTCCTCGCCCTCCCCGGACGGCAGTCTGGGCCTGGGCCTGGGCCTGGGCTTGGGCCTAGTTCTGGACGGCTTCGTAGGCCCCGTTGGCGACGGCCAAGACCTGTCCTTGGATGCTCTGATGCCGTCGGCGGCACTCAGTACTGCTCAAGTGCCGCGCACTCAACACTCGCAGCACTCCCTGCATGCGCAGCGCATGCTGCAGCTACCACTTGCGGCAGTGCCACCGGAGGGCCAGGTGGATTACCAGAATTACCTGAATTTTAACAGTCcccccctaaccctaccctactCATCCATGCCCTCTTCTGTCAGAACCTCCTTTCCCCCTGTGCCCCGCTCCTCCCCCCTGTTCTCCTCCGTCCCCACCCCGACAGAACCACAGCCCCAGCCCTTGGTGAATGGGCACCCCAACACGGAGGGACCCATAAACGCACGGGAAGTTTTGGACAGTATGCTGGGAACCAACCCGAACAGACAGTCTGTCATCCAGTACCGGAATTGA